In one window of Cherax quadricarinatus isolate ZL_2023a chromosome 27, ASM3850222v1, whole genome shotgun sequence DNA:
- the Wdfy2 gene encoding WD repeat and FYVE domain-containing protein 2 isoform X1 encodes MIQQRRREMAAEIKPIRSSHPTKPISTDRPVLVSKIEGSGDDVNAAVLLNGGTAVISVSDDKSVRIWQRRDSGQYWPSVCHFLTYIPSCLHYKPDTKRLFLGLDNGTVIEFTVAQDYNSINQVREYLSHQSRVTDVIFCPASEWVLSAARDKFFVYHCTESGRRLGGHQCSGWCTALQYDAKSKHTFVGDYSGQITMLKLEETGPQVITVLKGHNGSIRSLAWDIDRQLLFSGSFDQSVIVWDIGGGKGTAFELQGHTSKVSALVYGSRSHQLISGGEDATIVFWDMKASRQETPEWLQADSCQYCERPFFWNIRAMMDQKQIGLRQHHCRKCGKAVCDSCSSKRSCIPIMGFEFDVRVCDTCHSTISDQDRSSLAKFHEVKHSIVSMDLDEEAGILLTVGQDRVMKIWEVSSLLN; translated from the exons ATGATCCAGCAAAGAAGAAGAGAAATGGCTGCAGAAATTAAGCCAATTCGCAGTTCCCACCCCACTAAACCCATCAGCACTGACAGGCCAGTGCTGGTGTCCAAGATAGAAGGTAGTGGAGATGATGTGAATGCTGCAGTGCTGCTTAATGGTGGGACAGCAGTTATCTCTGTCAGTGATGACAA GTCTGTTCGTATCTGGCAACGGCGTGACTCTGGGCAGTACTGGCCTAGTGTGTGTCACTTCCTTACATATATACCCAGCTGTCTTCACTACAAACCTGACACTAAGCGCCTATTCTTGGGTCTTGATAATGGTACAGTTATA GAATTTACAGTTGCTCAAGACTACAACAGCATCAACCAGGTTCGGGAGTATTTGAGTCATCAGAGTAGAGTTACAGATGTTATCTTCTGTCCAGCGTCCGAGTGGGTCTTGTCTGCAGCTCGAGACAAGTTCTTTGTGTACCATTGTACGGAGAGTGGTCGCAGGTTGGGAGGCCACCAGTGCTCTGGCTGGTGCACAGCCTTGCAGTATGATGCTAAGAGTAAACACACATTTGTTGGAGACTATAGTGGACAGATCACCATGCTGAAGCTTGAGGAGACAGGACCACAAGTAATAACAGTTCTGAAG ggTCATAATGGATCAATAAGATCTCTTGCCTGGGACATAGACCGCCAGCTTTTGTTTTCCGGATCTTTTGATCAATCTGTCATAGTGTGGGACATTGGTGGTGGCAAAGGAACAGCATTTGAGCTTCAAGGGCATAC AAGCAAAGTTTCTGCACTTGTGTATGGTTCGAGAAGTCACCAACTGATCTCTGGTGGGGAAGATGCTACCATTGTGTTTTGGGACATGAAAGCAAGCAGACAGGAG ACCCCAGAATGGTTACAAGCAGATTCTTGCCAATACTGTGAACGTCCATTCTTTTGGAACATTCGAGCCATGATGGACCAGAAGCAAATTGGTCTCCGTCAACATCACTGCAG AAAATGTGGGAAAGCAGTGTGTGACAGCTGCAGCAGCAAGAGGTCGTGCATCCCAATTATGGGCTTTGAATTTGATGTTAGAGTTTGTGATACTTGTCATTCTACCATATCTGATCAAGA TCGCTCGTCTCTTGCTAAGTTCCATGAGGTAAAACACAGCATAGTCAGCATGGACCTTGATGAGGAGGCTGGTATTCTTCTTACTGTAG GTCAAGACCGTGTGATGAAAATTTGGGAAGTGTCAAGTTTGCTGAACTGA
- the Wdfy2 gene encoding WD repeat and FYVE domain-containing protein 2 isoform X2, translating into MIQQRRREMAAEIKPIRSSHPTKPISTDRPVLVSKIEGSGDDVNAAVLLNGGTAVISVSDDKSVRIWQRRDSGQYWPSVCHFLTYIPSCLHYKPDTKRLFLGLDNGTVIEFTVAQDYNSINQVREYLSHQSRVTDVIFCPASEWVLSAARDKFFVYHCTESGRRLGGHQCSGWCTALQYDAKSKHTFVGDYSGQITMLKLEETGPQVITVLKGHNGSIRSLAWDIDRQLLFSGSFDQSVIVWDIGGGKGTAFELQGHTKVSALVYGSRSHQLISGGEDATIVFWDMKASRQETPEWLQADSCQYCERPFFWNIRAMMDQKQIGLRQHHCRKCGKAVCDSCSSKRSCIPIMGFEFDVRVCDTCHSTISDQDRSSLAKFHEVKHSIVSMDLDEEAGILLTVGQDRVMKIWEVSSLLN; encoded by the exons ATGATCCAGCAAAGAAGAAGAGAAATGGCTGCAGAAATTAAGCCAATTCGCAGTTCCCACCCCACTAAACCCATCAGCACTGACAGGCCAGTGCTGGTGTCCAAGATAGAAGGTAGTGGAGATGATGTGAATGCTGCAGTGCTGCTTAATGGTGGGACAGCAGTTATCTCTGTCAGTGATGACAA GTCTGTTCGTATCTGGCAACGGCGTGACTCTGGGCAGTACTGGCCTAGTGTGTGTCACTTCCTTACATATATACCCAGCTGTCTTCACTACAAACCTGACACTAAGCGCCTATTCTTGGGTCTTGATAATGGTACAGTTATA GAATTTACAGTTGCTCAAGACTACAACAGCATCAACCAGGTTCGGGAGTATTTGAGTCATCAGAGTAGAGTTACAGATGTTATCTTCTGTCCAGCGTCCGAGTGGGTCTTGTCTGCAGCTCGAGACAAGTTCTTTGTGTACCATTGTACGGAGAGTGGTCGCAGGTTGGGAGGCCACCAGTGCTCTGGCTGGTGCACAGCCTTGCAGTATGATGCTAAGAGTAAACACACATTTGTTGGAGACTATAGTGGACAGATCACCATGCTGAAGCTTGAGGAGACAGGACCACAAGTAATAACAGTTCTGAAG ggTCATAATGGATCAATAAGATCTCTTGCCTGGGACATAGACCGCCAGCTTTTGTTTTCCGGATCTTTTGATCAATCTGTCATAGTGTGGGACATTGGTGGTGGCAAAGGAACAGCATTTGAGCTTCAAGGGCATAC CAAAGTTTCTGCACTTGTGTATGGTTCGAGAAGTCACCAACTGATCTCTGGTGGGGAAGATGCTACCATTGTGTTTTGGGACATGAAAGCAAGCAGACAGGAG ACCCCAGAATGGTTACAAGCAGATTCTTGCCAATACTGTGAACGTCCATTCTTTTGGAACATTCGAGCCATGATGGACCAGAAGCAAATTGGTCTCCGTCAACATCACTGCAG AAAATGTGGGAAAGCAGTGTGTGACAGCTGCAGCAGCAAGAGGTCGTGCATCCCAATTATGGGCTTTGAATTTGATGTTAGAGTTTGTGATACTTGTCATTCTACCATATCTGATCAAGA TCGCTCGTCTCTTGCTAAGTTCCATGAGGTAAAACACAGCATAGTCAGCATGGACCTTGATGAGGAGGCTGGTATTCTTCTTACTGTAG GTCAAGACCGTGTGATGAAAATTTGGGAAGTGTCAAGTTTGCTGAACTGA